Proteins encoded in a region of the Pyxidicoccus trucidator genome:
- a CDS encoding cobalamin B12-binding domain-containing protein, protein MLPQTDPSPTALREQYLAAQLAGNRREALRLLVDEGLLRGIPLQTLHLEVIQQAQYEIGRLWQENIISVAQEHLATSISQLALAHLYRHLPRDPDNGKVVMMSCVEGELHEVGARMASDFLEMAGFDVRFLGANVPPEHLARMVRDVRPDLLALSVTMTYHLPQLREAVKHARAAAPGVPIAVGGLAFRWAPDLEQDLGVSFFGKDARELVASACRTLGV, encoded by the coding sequence GTGCTCCCTCAGACCGACCCCTCCCCCACCGCCTTGCGTGAGCAGTACCTCGCCGCGCAGCTCGCCGGAAACCGGCGGGAAGCCCTGCGCCTGCTGGTGGACGAGGGACTCCTGCGCGGCATTCCCCTCCAGACGCTGCACCTGGAAGTCATCCAGCAGGCCCAGTACGAGATTGGCCGGCTGTGGCAGGAGAACATCATCTCCGTGGCGCAGGAGCACCTGGCCACCTCCATCTCCCAGCTCGCCCTGGCCCACCTGTACCGCCACCTGCCCAGGGACCCGGACAACGGCAAGGTCGTCATGATGTCCTGCGTGGAGGGGGAGCTGCACGAGGTGGGCGCGCGCATGGCCAGCGACTTCCTGGAGATGGCCGGCTTCGACGTGCGCTTCCTCGGCGCCAACGTGCCGCCCGAGCACCTGGCGCGCATGGTCCGCGACGTGCGTCCGGACCTGCTCGCGCTGTCGGTGACGATGACGTACCACCTGCCCCAACTGCGCGAGGCCGTGAAGCACGCGCGCGCGGCCGCTCCCGGCGTTCCCATCGCCGTGGGCGGGCTCGCCTTCCGCTGGGCCCCGGACCTGGAACAGGACCTGGGCGTCAGCTTCTTCGGCAAGGACGCACGCGAGCTGGTGGCCTCCGCCTGCCGGACGCTGGGAGTTTGA
- a CDS encoding hybrid sensor histidine kinase/response regulator: protein MRHPASPDVRLFDDLSREVTLVCDAHGTLTWVDARAQSLLAAKPGQTLRGLAARGTEEKVDKLLVQARDERVDGWELILCREDKPTTFAFRARPHEGNVLLVGSLVPEDYGSALEQVSTTLSEVSTLHRETERQQRELKRRADELTRLNRELEESNRGVRSLHVALDEKAESLQLAAEIKGRVVANVSHEFRTPLHSILGLSKVLLNPINGALSGEQEKQVQFIRSSAEALFELVNDLLDLSKMDAGKTTLRHSRFVVSDVFSALRGMMKPLLPPESPVELRMVEPENTLELETDESRLSQVLRNLVSNALKFTEAGHVTVSVAPGPRDTVVFTVQDTGIGIAPENHARVFEEFSQVDSPLQRKVKGTGLGLPLARKLTEVLGGSLAMKSALGQGTTFTVTIPRVHTEVAEMTGLTARSEQLDPSRAPVLVLEDDRQTLFLYEKYLARSGFQVLPVRSTEEARRVMERVRPAAMVLDVMLEGETSWNFLADMKNSEATRDIPVLVVTMMDREQKARALGADEFWLKPVDEVRLQKKLSAMARSGPVERLLLIDDDDVHRYLLKQLLKDLPYVLLEASGGKEGVRLAREQAPHLIFLDFVLPDITAFDVLDDLKADPRTRDIPVILHTSHELQEDERTRLAKETAAILSKHTLSREVAITRIRDALTKAGLGSHALQEGHRRG from the coding sequence ATGAGGCACCCCGCCTCTCCCGATGTCCGCCTCTTCGACGACCTGAGCCGGGAGGTCACCCTCGTCTGCGACGCGCACGGCACCCTCACCTGGGTGGATGCGCGCGCCCAGTCCCTTCTCGCCGCGAAGCCGGGCCAGACGCTGCGCGGCCTCGCCGCCAGGGGGACCGAGGAGAAGGTGGACAAGCTCCTCGTCCAGGCCCGCGACGAGCGGGTGGACGGCTGGGAGCTCATCCTCTGTCGCGAGGACAAGCCGACCACCTTTGCCTTCCGCGCCCGCCCCCATGAAGGCAACGTGCTCCTGGTGGGCAGCCTGGTGCCGGAGGACTACGGCAGCGCGCTGGAGCAGGTGAGCACCACCCTCAGCGAGGTGTCCACGCTCCACCGCGAGACGGAGCGCCAGCAGCGCGAGCTCAAGCGCCGCGCGGACGAGCTGACCCGCCTCAACCGCGAGCTGGAGGAGTCCAACCGCGGCGTGCGCAGCCTCCACGTCGCCCTGGACGAGAAGGCGGAGAGCCTCCAGCTCGCCGCCGAAATCAAGGGCCGGGTGGTGGCCAACGTCAGCCACGAGTTCCGCACCCCGCTGCACTCCATCCTCGGCCTCTCGAAAGTCCTCCTCAATCCCATCAACGGGGCACTCAGCGGTGAGCAGGAGAAGCAGGTCCAGTTCATCCGCAGCTCCGCGGAGGCCCTCTTCGAGCTCGTCAATGACCTGCTGGACCTCTCCAAGATGGATGCCGGCAAGACCACGCTGCGCCACAGCCGCTTCGTGGTGAGTGATGTGTTCAGCGCGCTGCGCGGCATGATGAAGCCGCTGCTCCCGCCAGAGTCGCCGGTGGAGCTGCGCATGGTGGAGCCGGAGAACACGCTGGAGCTGGAGACGGACGAGTCCCGCCTCAGCCAGGTGCTGCGCAACCTCGTCTCCAACGCGCTGAAGTTCACCGAGGCCGGCCACGTCACCGTCTCGGTGGCCCCGGGCCCGCGCGATACGGTGGTGTTCACCGTGCAGGACACGGGCATTGGCATCGCCCCGGAGAACCACGCGCGCGTCTTCGAGGAGTTCTCCCAGGTGGACAGCCCGCTGCAGCGCAAGGTGAAGGGCACCGGCCTGGGCCTGCCGCTGGCGCGCAAGCTGACGGAGGTGCTGGGCGGCAGCCTCGCCATGAAGAGCGCCCTGGGCCAGGGCACCACCTTCACCGTCACCATTCCCCGCGTCCACACCGAGGTGGCGGAGATGACGGGGCTCACCGCGCGCAGCGAGCAACTGGACCCCAGCCGCGCCCCGGTGCTGGTGCTGGAGGACGACCGGCAGACGCTCTTCCTCTACGAGAAGTATCTGGCGCGCTCTGGCTTCCAGGTGCTGCCGGTGCGCAGCACGGAGGAGGCCCGGCGTGTCATGGAGCGCGTGCGCCCCGCCGCCATGGTGCTGGACGTCATGCTGGAGGGGGAGACGAGCTGGAACTTCCTCGCGGACATGAAGAACAGCGAGGCCACGCGCGACATCCCCGTGCTCGTCGTCACCATGATGGACCGCGAGCAGAAGGCCCGCGCGCTGGGCGCCGACGAGTTCTGGCTCAAGCCGGTGGACGAAGTCCGGCTGCAGAAGAAGCTCTCCGCCATGGCCCGCAGCGGGCCGGTGGAGCGGCTGCTCCTCATCGACGACGACGACGTCCACCGCTACCTGCTCAAGCAGCTCCTCAAGGATTTGCCCTACGTGCTGCTGGAGGCCTCCGGCGGCAAGGAGGGCGTGCGGCTGGCGCGCGAGCAGGCCCCGCACCTCATCTTCCTGGACTTCGTCCTCCCGGACATCACCGCCTTCGACGTGCTGGACGACCTGAAGGCGGACCCGCGCACGCGCGACATCCCCGTCATCCTGCACACCTCGCACGAGCTGCAGGAGGACGAGCGCACGCGCCTGGCCAAGGAGACGGCCGCCATCCTCTCCAAGCACACGCTGAGCCGCGAGGTGGCGATAACCCGCATCCGCGACGCCCTGACCAAGGCGGGGCTCGGCTCCCACGCCCTGCAGGAGGGTCACCGCCGTGGTTGA